The following proteins are encoded in a genomic region of Cryptomeria japonica chromosome 11, Sugi_1.0, whole genome shotgun sequence:
- the LOC131037646 gene encoding putative UPF0481 protein At3g02645, with translation MAEKMTVPKVGVSQWLEQIKKTQKHGEEQGTASHVHPYIFTIPESLRTERPEAYVPQVVSLGPYHHLKLELFESERYKSKLTVQIEKKAKRGTFEDLVKYLISIGGEIRNSYNNQIECDDEVLGWMMARDAVFILEFIGCYDQYESPRIQRSSPYFQNMEAVFHPHRKSPLFFPLQADIFKLENEIPLFILKKVLEWQTGSDSEALNRLNMTISSACKKFSPFRHVGDSYRSSTRECYNDLLDERHILECLYNFIVPKTNPAQTSIPIGDDHIRIVLRSTASQFLHQITSRFRGLLSPKSHKTDINLPSATELHRRGVKFSPITWASEEIRFDRASSTLFLPCIEMDYKTDVFLRNMVALEAFMKCKRRVFTCYVDLMDRLVDTPSDVAVLKKCGIMHSSLGSDKEISILSNGIRRSIWRSPYDPIDNTIKAVNEYYRSRYVVLFGELLQEHFSKPWRAASVMGACTLLILTFVQTLISYFQLQQKCEHKCT, from the coding sequence ATGGCGGAAAAGATGACAGTTCCTAAAGTAGGGGTTTCTCAATGGCtagaacaaataaagaaaacacaaaagcaTGGAGAAGAACAAGGCACAGCATCTCATGTGCATCCATACATCTTCACCATACCAGAGTCCCTGCGTACTGAAAGGCCAGAGGCTTATGTGCCACAGGTAGTTTCTCTTGGGCCTTACCATCATCTTAAACTTGAACTGTTCGAGTCTGAAAGATATAAGTCTAAGCTTACTGTCCAAATTGAAAAAAAAGCAAAGCGAGGGACTTTTGAGGATTTGGTTAAATATCTAATTAGTATTGGAGGGGAGATAAGGAACAGCTATAATAATCAAATTGAATGTGATGATGAAGTATTAGGGTGGATGATGGCCCGAGATGCTGTGTTTATTTTGGAGTTTATTGGCTGTTATGACCAATATGAAAGCCCTAGAATTCAACGGTCAAGCCCTTATTTTCAGAACATGGAAGCTGTTTTTCATCCACACAGGAAGAGCCCTTTGTTCTTCCCACTTCAGGCTGACATTTTTAAGCTGGAGAATGAAATCCCACTTTTCATTTTGAAAAAGGTTTTGGAATGGCAGACAGGTTCTGATAGTGAAGCCTTAAACAGGCTTAATATGACAATTTCAAGTGCCTGTAAAAAGTTCTCCCCTTTCAGGCATGTTGGAGATTCTTATCGTTCTTCTACACGAGAATGCTACAATGATTTGCTTGATGAAAGGCATATACTGGAATGCCTTTATAATTTCATCGTGCCAAAGACAAATCCTGCTCAGACTAGTATACCCATTGGAGATGATCATATCAGAATTGTACTTAGGAGTACCGCTTCTCAGTTTCTTCATCAGATCACATCAAGATTTAGGGGGCTTTTGTCTCCAAAATCCCATAAAACTGACATAAATCTCCCTTCGGCAACAGAATTACACAGGAGAGGGGTgaaattttctccaatcacctGGGCATCTGAAGAGATAAGGTTTGATAGAGCCAGCTCTACATTATTCCTCCCTTGTATAGAGATGGATTACAAGACAGATGTTTTCTTGAGGAATATGGTGGCACTGGAAGCATTCATGAAGTGCAAACGTAGAGTGTTTACTTGCTATGTAGACCTGATGGACAGATTGGTCGACACTCCTAGTGATGTTGCAGTACTGAAGAAATGTGGTATCATGCATAGTAGTTTAGGAAGTGATAAAGAGATAAGCATTCTATCGAATGGTATCCGCAGATCAATATGGAGGAGCCCATATGATCCTATCGACAATACAATCAAAGCTGTAAATGAATATTACAGAAGTAGGTATGTCGTTTTATTTGGTGAACTCTTACAGGAACATTTCTCAAAGCCATGGCGAGCTGCATCAGTTATGGGAGCATGCACTTTGCTCATTCTGACTTTCGTGCAGACATTAATCTCATATTTCCAACTTCAGCAAAAATGTGAACACAAGTGCACATAA